The Desulfomonilia bacterium genome includes a region encoding these proteins:
- a CDS encoding ABC transporter permease, whose protein sequence is MKPASIIKLSFRNVFRARRRSAITTLVMAFALGMMIIYLSLTDGYSRGMADNAVSMQMGSIQVHAPGYLETRSVYKMISSPDDYIRAIDSRGFKAVPRLFSSGLAAKDESSAGVLIEGVDASAENWAFKMPRQLMDGKWLDNADPKGVVIGKRLARSLSAGIGDEIVIVSQAADGSIANDLFRVRGILKSVSEITDRAGFIMPINTFRDLMVMPEGAHEIAVMIPAGYDSNIALRIVEGICRGQDIRSWQLLNPALANIINILDIVMIFLVIITSAAISIVILNAMLMAVFERIREYGMMKALGVTPFDIFCMVIVEILVQAAAAAVIGLAFSIPLAISLQTYGIDLSVLVDGGTISGVAVSLALFSYLTPFAVLTPLAALFVFSLAAGAIPAIRAARLDPIRAIHYT, encoded by the coding sequence TTGAAACCGGCAAGCATCATAAAGCTTTCTTTCAGGAACGTCTTCAGGGCTAGAAGAAGGAGCGCCATAACCACTCTTGTAATGGCTTTTGCGCTTGGCATGATGATTATATACCTGAGTCTGACTGACGGATACAGCAGGGGCATGGCTGATAATGCAGTTTCCATGCAGATGGGCAGTATCCAGGTTCATGCCCCGGGGTACCTCGAGACGAGATCCGTTTATAAAATGATCAGCAGCCCGGATGATTATATCAGGGCCATCGACTCAAGAGGTTTCAAGGCCGTTCCAAGGCTGTTCTCAAGCGGGCTTGCCGCAAAGGATGAGTCTTCGGCCGGCGTTCTGATAGAGGGTGTGGACGCTTCAGCGGAGAATTGGGCGTTTAAGATGCCCCGGCAGCTGATGGACGGCAAATGGCTTGATAATGCGGATCCGAAAGGGGTCGTGATCGGCAAAAGGCTTGCCAGAAGCCTTTCCGCAGGCATCGGGGATGAGATAGTCATAGTCTCGCAGGCCGCCGACGGGTCGATTGCAAATGATCTGTTCAGGGTGAGGGGAATTCTCAAATCCGTTAGTGAAATAACCGACCGTGCCGGATTTATCATGCCAATAAACACATTCAGGGACCTTATGGTGATGCCGGAAGGCGCGCACGAAATAGCAGTCATGATACCTGCCGGATACGATTCGAATATAGCGTTGAGAATAGTTGAAGGGATATGCAGGGGCCAGGACATAAGGTCATGGCAGCTGCTTAATCCGGCTCTGGCGAATATTATAAACATACTCGATATTGTCATGATATTCCTGGTAATCATTACTTCTGCGGCGATCTCCATAGTCATACTCAATGCCATGCTCATGGCCGTTTTCGAGCGCATTCGTGAATACGGAATGATGAAGGCCCTGGGTGTGACCCCTTTTGATATTTTTTGTATGGTGATTGTGGAAATACTTGTCCAGGCGGCAGCTGCGGCGGTTATAGGCCTTGCATTCAGCATACCTCTTGCAATAAGCCTTCAGACATACGGCATCGATCTCTCCGTTCTTGTGGACGGTGGAACCATTTCGGGGGTGGCCGTCAGCCTTGCCCTTTTTTCCTATCTTACACCCTTTGCCGTTCTTACTCCCCTTGCGGCGCTGTTTGTGTTTTCGCTGGCGGCCGGTGCAATACCGGCGATAAGGGCGGCCAGACTGGATCCTATCAGGGCCATTCATTACACATGA
- a CDS encoding FtsX-like permease family protein — protein sequence MILKLAWRNLWRNKRRTIITLISISFGFLLTIVFTSLSDGSYGRMIDIAADMGAGHITVEPEDYRDHPGSDKVISNTRELMEKLARFKGVKALRERVVGQGMASSAADSTGMGYIAIDPEKENDTMYFFKHIKAGSGLPGDGAHALIGSLMAKQLDLRPGKKLVITTTDRHGQVVNFLVKVSGIFSTGMNEADNNIVIMPIGFVRSQIGYNSGESSHIAVYVKERWDSEKIAEKMLPLSKNYGGVSLPWSVLMPDFYGYMTMDMTSSVIFQIFIFLLISAGILNTILMGVTERMREFGIMISMGMTPGKIIRLVMAEAFWLAVAGLVAGFILTAPVYWYLHVYGIDFSIFLSNGENTIGGIIFEPLVKGAIIPRHLANIIGAIMLLIMTTGLYPAFLAARTNPVETIKII from the coding sequence ATGATATTAAAGCTCGCATGGAGAAACCTGTGGCGGAACAAACGCAGGACAATAATCACCCTGATTTCAATCTCATTCGGATTCCTGCTGACGATCGTATTTACAAGCCTTTCGGACGGTTCATACGGAAGGATGATAGATATCGCCGCCGACATGGGGGCAGGGCACATAACCGTCGAACCCGAGGATTACAGGGATCATCCGGGGTCCGACAAGGTCATATCAAACACCCGGGAGCTTATGGAAAAGCTGGCGCGCTTTAAAGGTGTTAAGGCATTGAGGGAAAGGGTTGTGGGCCAGGGGATGGCTTCTTCGGCTGCCGATTCGACAGGAATGGGTTATATTGCAATAGATCCGGAAAAAGAAAATGACACAATGTATTTCTTCAAACATATTAAAGCGGGTTCCGGGCTTCCGGGTGACGGGGCGCATGCGCTTATCGGTTCCTTGATGGCGAAGCAGCTCGATTTGAGGCCAGGTAAAAAACTTGTGATCACCACTACGGACAGGCACGGCCAGGTCGTCAATTTCCTTGTCAAGGTTTCTGGCATATTTTCGACCGGCATGAATGAGGCCGACAATAATATTGTCATAATGCCCATAGGTTTTGTCCGTTCACAGATAGGATATAATTCCGGTGAATCAAGCCATATAGCGGTTTACGTCAAAGAGCGATGGGATTCGGAGAAAATAGCGGAAAAGATGCTTCCCCTGTCGAAGAATTACGGCGGAGTCTCATTGCCGTGGTCCGTGCTCATGCCCGATTTCTATGGATACATGACAATGGACATGACCTCGTCAGTGATATTCCAGATTTTTATTTTTCTTTTGATTTCAGCCGGTATCCTGAACACTATACTCATGGGCGTGACTGAAAGGATGCGCGAATTCGGCATAATGATATCAATGGGCATGACGCCGGGAAAGATCATAAGACTGGTCATGGCCGAGGCATTCTGGCTTGCCGTGGCCGGACTTGTTGCGGGCTTTATTCTCACGGCTCCCGTATACTGGTATCTTCATGTCTACGGAATTGATTTTTCCATCTTCCTCTCCAATGGAGAGAATACTATTGGCGGGATTATTTTCGAGCCCCTTGTAAAAGGGGCCATCATCCCCAGACATCTTGCGAATATCATCGGTGCGATAATGCTGCTGATAATGACAACCGGCCTTTATCCGGCGTTTCTGGCTGCAAGGACGAACCCGGTCGAGACGATAAAGATAATTTAA
- a CDS encoding outer membrane lipoprotein-sorting protein, with the protein MNSRRMCLFAVMAAVFAMLGAKTPEAHEVLAKQDDLWRGTSSKGKMVMNVKTSNWKRSLTMDVYSQGKDYSLVKVILPMKEQGTATLKVFDEIYNYLPKTDRTIKLTSAMMMGSWMGSHFNNDDLVKGSRLSEDYNARITFQGRRDSEDVIEITLTPKPDAPVVWGKIVVVARASDWMPVKNTYYDEDGKIVRIMTCSDYKTVSGRLVPTRIVMSPLDKPGEYTEVIYSDLTFDVSFKKGFFSIAELRR; encoded by the coding sequence ATGAATTCGAGAAGGATGTGTCTGTTTGCCGTTATGGCTGCTGTTTTTGCGATGCTCGGGGCAAAGACTCCTGAGGCCCATGAAGTGCTTGCGAAACAGGACGACCTGTGGCGCGGGACTTCCTCAAAGGGAAAGATGGTTATGAATGTCAAAACATCGAACTGGAAGAGGTCCCTTACAATGGATGTGTACTCGCAGGGAAAGGACTATTCCCTCGTGAAGGTCATTCTGCCGATGAAGGAGCAGGGAACTGCCACCCTTAAGGTATTTGACGAGATTTATAATTATCTTCCCAAGACGGACAGGACGATCAAGCTTACTTCCGCCATGATGATGGGGTCATGGATGGGCAGCCACTTTAATAATGACGACCTCGTGAAGGGAAGCAGGCTATCCGAAGACTACAATGCCAGGATAACTTTTCAGGGCAGACGCGACTCGGAGGATGTTATCGAGATAACACTCACACCTAAGCCCGATGCCCCGGTCGTATGGGGAAAAATTGTAGTTGTGGCCCGTGCCTCGGACTGGATGCCCGTAAAGAACACATACTACGACGAGGATGGAAAAATCGTAAGGATAATGACCTGCTCTGATTACAAGACCGTCTCGGGAAGGCTGGTACCAACAAGGATTGTAATGTCCCCGCTGGATAAGCCCGGTGAATATACCGAGGTCATATACAGCGATCTGACATTCGATGTTTCGTTCAAGAAAGGATTTTTTTCCATTGCCGAACTGAGGAGATAG